One part of the Triplophysa dalaica isolate WHDGS20190420 chromosome 25, ASM1584641v1, whole genome shotgun sequence genome encodes these proteins:
- the cited4a gene encoding cbp/p300-interacting transactivator 4a has product MAEHMMMPMTHSSAGGGLHGYRMGMNGPSPHGPQAGLRTLPNGQLMHYSRGPQSSMEAVMRQRNVMNGVMNGHINGQMGGGHPHQMQQANMMYGAPNPQQHQQQPQQQGHPQPQHHHMHQNPQQYMGGGGLTASQQLMASMHLQKLNTQYHVHPHGPINGHHMGNVQHRMSPAQLAGMQMGMGGPALGLNVMDMDLIDEEVLTSLVLELGLDRIQELPELFLGQNEFDFFSDFVCKQQPSTVSC; this is encoded by the coding sequence ATGGCCGAACACATGATGATGCCCATGACCCACAGCTCCGCCGGCGGAGGCCTGCACGGGTATCGCATGGGAATGAACGGCCCTTCCCCACACGGACCCCAAGCCGGCCTGCGGACACTTCCCAACGGGCAGCTCATGCACTACAGCAGGGGCCCTCAGAGCTCCATGGAGGCGGTCATGAGGCAGAGGAATGTGATGAACGGCGTCATGAACGGTCACATCAATGGCCAGATGGGCGGTGGACACCCCCACCAAATGCAGCAAGCCAACATGATGTATGGGGCGCCGAATCCGCAGCAGCATCAGCAGCAGCCGCAGCAGCAGGGACATCCTCAGCCCCAACATCATCACATGCACCAGAACCCACAGCAGTACATGGGCGGAGGAGGTCTCACGGCATCTCAACAGCTCATGGCTAGCATGCATCTTCAGAAACTCAACACCCAGTACCACGTGCACCCGCACGGGCCCATCAACGGGCACCACATGGGAAACGTCCAGCACAGAATGAGTCCCGCTCAGTTGGCGGGCATGCAGATGGGGATGGGTGGCCCGGCGCTGGGCCTCAACGTCATGGACATGGACTTGATTGATGAGGAGGTTCTAACGTCCTTAGTGCTGGAGCTGGGCTTGGACCGCATCCAAGAACTGCCTGAGCTTTTTCTAGGACAAAATGAGTTTGACTTTTTCTCGGACTTTGTGTGCAAGCAGCAGCCCAGTACTGTCAGCTGCTGA